A genomic segment from Spinacia oleracea cultivar Varoflay chromosome 3, BTI_SOV_V1, whole genome shotgun sequence encodes:
- the LOC110783211 gene encoding uncharacterized protein — protein MENSNYPLVGSFTRMLNDDQFFINQMNIDYGTHTSLLDTCTSPITNHLQQEPIGLDELQFVSLNRNNVDSDGVDREGEDANEELHMVGDDIIVEEEVDEEENVVALGATVQEFSRLSDVNDDEVNKWITWISMVSYKLGAEFCVGQEFSNKGALNEAVTSYSIKKNQRFIVLESRPHTVTFKCGRKPIGCSWKLRGSQKSYSSDVFTIVSYQGPHDSTCVSDILQLDHRNMDSKFISYHIRNLVEADISIKVRVLIEVIKQQYHFTISYKKAWLAKQKAIAYTFGDWEESFQILPHFMQEMKKANPGTVVHFANHRTADPNFEIFQRVFWAFGPSIQGFQHCRPIITIDGTHLYGKYKGTILIAMSVDANNQIFPLAFAIVEGENGDSWPWFMACIRRFVTQRTGLCVLSDRHLGIMKAMTQDNSGWTEPYAYHRFCIRHLTSNVNTEFKNRELKNKVGWTAFQQQKKKFDYGLNMIAKMNEKAREYIGKINASKWSLCHDGGYRYGLKTTNLAEVFNNVLKGARFLPITALVKLTFYRVNSYFVERRRLSKKRLLDGHAYTIKVTKDLDTNTEKAMHHKVDIFHHEHGIYQADCLYCMLAVCSVVSASSYWSVVIRLHYYYKSPKCGKDDGERIKNPPPDLPQEQWEWLVEHYGSDEFKIVSQRNSKNRLSENRCVHTTGNLAFVEVEDIMTKENDGVKPSADVIWLIEHTHTNKEDKLEWADGTRSKIIHEKLKNIVATAGDSMTQEEILIHVLDHRSGYVREKGTALRSYSKGKYQMEQRRLAEQQEKIHEQEQRIKELEEIQQKQQEEQKRQQQELEEYKAQQQQQQAMEDFKRDLLQQLGITRGS, from the exons ATGGAAAACTCAAATTATCCATTAGTTGGGTCATTTACACGGATGCTCAACGATGACCAATTTTTTATAAATCAAATGAATATTGATTATGGAACTCATACCAGTCTTTTGGATACTTGTACATCTCCTATTACCAACCACCTGCAACAAGAACCAATAGGATTAGATGAGCTTCAATTTGTGTCTTTGAATCGTAATAATGTTGATAGTGATGGAGTAGACAGAGAAGGAGAAGATGCCAATGAAGAACTACATATGGTTGGTGATGATATCATTGTAGAGGAGGAAGTAGATGAAGAAGAAAATGTTGTGGCATTAGGTGCTACGGTTCAAGAGTTTTCCCGTTTAAGTGATGTTAATGATGATGAAGTAAACAAATGGATTACTTGGATTTCTATGGTGTCTTACAAACTAGGTGCTGAATTTTGTGTCGGACAAGAATTTTCCAACAAAGGTGCATTGAATGAGGCTGTTACTAGCTActctataaaaaaaaatcaacgtTTTATTGTACTTGAGTCTAGACCTCACACAGTCACGTTCAAGTGTGGCCGGAAACCAATTGGGTGTTCTTGGAAGCTCAGAGGTTCACAGAAGAGTTATTCTTCTGATGTGTTTACAATTGTATCCTACCAAGGTCCTCATGATTCCACATGCGTCAGCGACATTCTTCAACTAGATCATCGAAACATGGACTCTAAATTCATTAGTTACCATATAAGGAATCTTGTGGAGGCAGATATTTCCATTAAAGTTCGTGTCCTAATTGAGGTTATCAAGCAACAATATCATTTCACAATCTCATATAAGAAGGCTTGGCTCGCAAAACAAAAGGCAATAGCTTATACATTTGGTGATTGGGAGGAGTCCTTTCAAATACTCCCGCACTTTATGCAAGAAATGAAGAAAGCTAATCCAGGGACTGTTGTGCACTTTGCTAACCATCGAACTGCAGATCCCAATTTTGAGATTTTTCAAAGAGTATTCTGGGCATTTGGACCCTCAATACAGGGCTTCCAACATTGTCGACCCATTATCACTATCGATGGGACTCACTTGTATGGAAAATATAAGGGGACAATTCTAATAGCTATGAGTGTTGATGCTAACAACCAAATATTTCCCCTTGCTTTTGCCATCGTCGAAGGAGAAAATGGTGATAGTTGGCCATGGTTTATGGCATGTATTAGGAGATTTGTGACACAACGAACTGGATTGTGTGTACTTTCAGACCGACATTTGGGTATCATGAAAGCTATGACTCAAGATAATAGTGGTTGGACCGAGCCATATGCGTACCATAGATTTTGCATTCGTCACTTGACTTCAAATGTCAATACGGAATTCAAAAACAGAGAGTTGAAAAACAAAGTTGGTTGGACAGCTTTCCAACAACAAAAGAAGAAATTTGATTATGGTTTGAATATGATAGCGAAAATGAATGAGAAGGCTCGTGAATATATAGGAAAGATTAATGCTTCAAAGTGGTCACTTTGTCACGATGGAGGCTATAGATATGGCCTCAAAACAACCAACTTAGCAGAGGTGTTCAACAATGTACTTAAGGGAGCTCGTTTCTTGCCAATCACGGCACTTGTGAAGCTTACTTTCTATCGAGTTAACTCATATTTTGTGGAGCGACGTCGATTGTCAAAGAAAAGGTTGTTAGATGGTCATGCATATACTATAAAAGTAACTAAGGACTTGGATACTAATACAGAAAAAGCTATGCACCACAAGGTTGATATTTTTCATCATGAACATGGAATTTATCAGGCTGACTGTTTGTACTGCATGCTTGCTGTGTGCTCTGTTGTTTCTGCAAGCTCATATTGGTCTGTTGTGATCAG ATTACATTACTACTACAAGAGCCCTAAATGTGGAAAAGATGATGGTGAGCGCATAAAAAATCCACCACCAGATTTGCCCCAAGAGCAATGGGAATGGCTTGTAGAGCATTATGGATCAGATGAATTTAAG ATTGTAAGTCAAAGGAACTCCAAAAATCGATTATCTGAGAACAGATGTGTTCACACCACTGGAAATTTAGCCTTTGTTGAAGTTGAGGATATAATG ACAAAAGAGAATGATGGTGTGAAGCCGTCTGCGGATGTGATATGGCTTATTGAGCATACTCATACGAACAAAGAGGATAAACTTGAATGGGCTGATGGAACACGTTCAAAAATAATCCAT GAAAAGTTGAAAAATATTGTTGCTACGGCTGGTGATTCAATGACCCAAGAGGAGATATTGATTCATGTTTTGGATCATAGGTCTGGGTATGTTCGCGAGAAAGGGACTGCTTTACGCAGTTATTCTAAAGGAAAATACCAAATGGAACAACGCAGACTTGCTGAACAACAAGAGAAAATACATGAACAAGAACAAAGGATAAAGGAACTAGaagaaattcaacaaaaacaacaagaagaacaaaaaaggCAGCAACAAGAACTGGAAGAATACAaagcacaacaacaacaacaacaagcaaTGGAAGATTTTAAAAGAGATTTGTTGCAACAACTTGGAATTACTAGAGGTTCATAG